The stretch of DNA TTCACCCTCTTTTTTAATGAGGTGATGAGATGACTAAAAAAGATGTTATTCGGTTATTAGAAGAAATCGCAACTTATTTAGAACTAAAAGGAGAAAATGCGTTCAAGGTTTCTGCTTATCGAAAAGCTGTGCAAAGTTTAGAAGCGGATGAAAGAACAATGGACCAGATTTCAGATGTGACGGAACTTAAAAATATTGGTAAAGGTGTTGGAGAAGTCATCCATACATTTTTAACAACAGGTGAATCTCCTACCCTCAACGCGTTGAAAGAAGAAGTACCGAGTGGTTTAATTCCTTTGTTAAAAATTAAAGGTTTAGGAAGTAAACGAATCGCAAAACTTTATAAAGCATTAAATATCACGGATAAAGCATCATTTCAAAAAGCATGTGAAAATCATGAAGTCAGTGCTTTAGACGGTTTTGGACGGAAAACAGAAGAAAAGTATCTAGAAGCTGTGCAAGCATTAGGTGCGAAAAAAGAGGCTTACCCCATTGATACAATGAGAAGACTCAATGCGTTAATCTCATCCCACTTGCAATCATTTGAGGGCATTGAAAGATTTGAAGTGGCAGGAAGTTTTCGTCGAATGAAAGAAATGAGTAAAGATTTGGATTATATCATTAGTACGAATGTGCCGCTTAAAGTTCAGGAGCAACTATTGGCACTTCCTGAAAAAGTGGAGGAAGTGGCAGTGGGTGAAACAAAAGTGTCGTTGGAGTTGGCTTTTGACGACGAAACAATTGGCGTCGATTTTCGACTTATTGAGCCACGTGCTTTTTACCACACATTACAACATTTTACAGGTTCTAAAAATCATAATATTAAAATACGTCAAATGGCGAAGAAAAAACAAGAAAAAGTAAGTGAATATGGGATTGAACAGTCCAATGGTCAACTTTTACAATTGAATAGTGAAGCGGAGATTTATGAACATTTTGGTGTAAAATGGATTGAACCGAGTATGCGTGAAGACGGTTCAGAATTTGACAAAGATTTATCCGCTATAATCACGTTGGATGATATTAACGGGGATTTGCATATGCATACGACTGCGAGTGATGGCGCCTATTCATTAGAGGAAATGATTGAAGCCAATATTCAAAAAGGCTACCAATTCATGTGTATTACAGATCATTCCAGAAGTTTGAAAGTGGCGAATGGACTGGCTGTTGAACGATTATTACAACAAAATGAAGAAATTAAAAGATTAAATCAATTATATTCAGAAATTGACATTTATTCCGGTACAGAAATGGATATATTACCAGATGGTCGCCTTGATTACGATGATGATGTGTTGGCGCAACTTGATTATGTCATTGCGGCAATTCATCAAAGCTTTAACCAGTCTGAGGAAACGATGATGCAACGCCTTGAAAATGCATGTCGAAACCCATATGTCCGTCACATTGCACATCCTACGGGCCGAATTATCGGACGACGTGATGGTTATCAAGTGAATATCGAGCAACTGATTGCTTTATGCCGAGAAACGGGAACAGTACTAGAAATAAATGCGAATCCAATGCGATTGGATTTAAGTGCTGACGTCTTACGCCAAAATCCTGACTTAATGGTCACAATCAATACGGATGCCCATCATGTCAATCATTTAAATTTTATGAATTATGGTATAGCGACCGCTCAAAAAGGCTTTGTTAAAAAAGCACAAGTTGTCAATGCGATGACTCGCGATGCATTTAAACAATTCATTACGCAACCCAAATCAGTTGAATAGAAATTGAGGGATTTGATGAAACAAAAAACATTAGAAATATTGGAATTTAATAAAGTGAAGTCATTGATTGAACAAGAAGTCATCAGTGATTTAGCGATTGAAAAAGTGAGGAATTTAGTGCCGTCTTCAGATTTTGACACAGTTGTATTTCAAATGAATGAAGTCGATGAAATCGCGCGAATTTACAATCAATATCGTTTGCCGAGTATGAGTGGATTATCACGAATACAACCCTATGTTCAACGGGCACAAATTGGCGGGACACTTAACGTACAAGAACTGAATGCCATTAAAATGTTGATTCAAGTACAAAATCAATTTAAAACGTTTTATAATCAATTGATTGAAGATGAGCAAACCGTCAATTATGAAATTTTGGACGCACAAATGCAACAATTACCGATACTGACCCATTTATACCAAGAAATCCATCAAAAATGTGATGCACAAAATTTATACGACAATGCAAGTTTGGAATTGCAGTCGATTCGGAGTCGTATTTCCAAAACGAATCAACGTGTCCGTGCGCAATTAGATCGTATCATTAAATCGACGAGCAATCAGAAAAAATTATCAGATGCCATCGTCACAGTGAGAAACGAACGGAATGTTATTCCGGTTAAAGCAGAATATCGTCAAGATTTTAGTGGGATTGTACATGACCAATCGTCATCGGGACAGACATTATATATCGAGCCTTCAGCTGTCGTTGAATTGAATAATCAAATCAGTCGATTGCGAAGTGAAGAGGCGATGGAAGTGCAACGTATTTTAGTTGCATTAACAGCTGAAGTCGCTAAGGAAGCAGAGGCCTGTCTCATTTCTGAGGATATTATGGGACATACTGATTTTCTCATTGGGAAGGCACGTTATGCGGCTAAAATTAAAGGGACAAAACCCACTTTTACTGAACATCGGAGTGTGTATTTACCGAAAGCATTTCATCCATTATTAGAACGTGAAACAGTCGTAGCCAATACGATTGAATTTGAGTCTACGATTCAAACGGTAATCATCACAGGGCCGAATACAGGAGGGAAGACGGTCACATTAAAAACTTTAGGGCTTATTGTTTTAATGGCACAGGCCGGTTTGTTGATTCCTACATTGGACGGCAGTCGATTAAGTGTATTTGATCAAGTGTTTTGTGATATTGGGGATGAGCAATCGATTGAGCAATCTTTGTCCACCTTTTCTTCACATATGAAAACCATTGTAAATATATTAGACGAAGCGAATCATAAAAGTTTGATTTTGTTTGATGAGTTAGGTGCAGGTACCGATCCGAGTGAAGGCGCAGCACTAGCGATGAGTATTCTAGATGCTGTGCGAGAAAAAGGTGCGTTAGTGATGGCAACAACGCATTATCCAGAGTTGAAAATTTATAGTTACAATCGTGCCGGCGTGATGAATGCAAGTGTGGAGTTCGATGTCGATACTTTAAGTCCAACTTATAAATTGTTAATGGGTGTCCCTGGTCGTTCGAATGCATTTGAAATCTCAAAACGATTAGGATTAAGTTTGAAAATTATTAATCATGCTAAAACAATGATCGGTCAAGATGAGCGAGAAATTAATGAAATGATTGCATCACTAGAACAGAATGCGAAACGTGTTGACGATCAACGCATTGAACTGGATCGCCTTGTGAGAGAAGCTTCACAAATTCATTTAGATTTGTCGCGCGCATATGCGCAATATCAAAGTATGGAAGCACGTTTGATCGAAGAAGCTAAAGAGAAAGCCAATCAACGTGTCAAAGCGGCTATGGTTGAAGCGGATGACATTTTGAACACTTTAAGAGATATGCGTGATCAAAAAGGTGCAGAAGTAAAAGAACATGAGCTGATTGATCAACGTAAGCGTTTAGAAGCACAATATGAAGCGAAATCAATCAAACAAAATGTACAAAAACAAAAATGGGATGAAATTAAAGCAGGCGATGAGGTGAAAGTCCTTTCTTATGGTCAGAAAGGGGAAGTGTTGGAAATTTTGAATCAAGATGAAGCGGTTGTACAAATGGGAATCATCAAAATGAAACTGCCGTTAAATGATCTTGAGAAAAAGGAAAAAACGAAAGCGCAACCGAAAAAATTTGTGACGCGGACGAATCGTTCAACAGTTAAAATGGAGCTTGATTTAAGAGGGTTTCGATATGATGAAGCAATGCTCGCATTAGATCAATATCTAGATCAAGCAGTGCTTAGCAACTATGAAGATGTCTATATTATTCATGGTAAAGGCACAGGCGCATTGCAAAAAGTTGTGCAACAGCATTTAAAACGTCATAAAAGTGTTGCTGATTTTAGGACAGGTTTACCAAGCGAGGGTGGCTTTGGTGTCACTGTTGCAACCTTGAAATAATGAGCACTTTTAATGAAATCAAGTGCACAATTTGATATAATCCTAACATCATACGAAATTTAAGGAGGAAACGTCCTATGGCATTAAAAGAAGTAAAAGATTCTAATTTTAACGAAGAAATTCAATCAGGTGTTAAATTAGTAGACTTTTGGGCAACTTGGTGTGGCCCTTGTAAAATGATTGCACCTGTTTTAGAAGATTTAGCACAAGATTATGATGGTAAAGCGGACATCTTAAAATTAGATGTAGACCAAAACCAAGCAACAGCTGCAAAATTTGAGGTAATGAGTATTCCGACTTTAATCGTATTCAAAGATGGGGAGCCTGTTGATAAAGTAGTAGGATTCCAACCTAAAGAAACTTTAGCGCAAGTATTAGATAAACACATTTAAACTTCATTTCACATTTAATCAAATGAATCAGTGTTTTGTGAAGGGGAATACTTTTTAAGGTGATTCTGTTCAAAGCGATTACAGATGGTGTTGTTATCGCTGAATGTGAAGTGAATGACCCATGTGGGGAGTGGAACAGTCATGTCATTACGAAAATGACGTTTGTTTCACTCCTTTTCGTTATGTTAATCAATGATGAGATGTAGCACGACCACATTTAATAATAGGTTCAGCATAGAGGATGAGATAAAGAAGGTGAAGCGATAGATGGAGGAGACCCAAGCACGAATTAAACAAAAACTTTCAGTGGTGCCAGTTGAGCCGGGATGTTATCTAATGAAGGATCGCCATAATCAAGTGATTTATGTCGGGAAGGCGAAAAAAATAAGAAATCGGGTACGTTCTTATTTTACAGGCGCACATGATACTAAAACAACGCGACTGGTCAGTGAAATTGTTGATTTTGAATATATTGTCACAACAAGTGAAATAGAGTCATTGTTGTTGGAGTTAAACTTAATTAAAAAATATCAACCTCGTTACAATATTTTGTTGAAAGATGATAAAAGTTATCCATTCATAAAAATCACAAAAGAACGCTATCCGAAATTAATTGTAACGAGGACGGTACGAAAAGGGAGTGGTAAATACTTCGGACCGTATCCTAACGCTTACTCTGCGCATGAAACGAAAAAATTGTTAGACCGTATTTATCCATTCCGTAAGTGTGACAAAATGCCTGACCGCTTATGCCTTTATTATCATATTGGGCAATGTTTAGGTCCTTGTGTATATCCAGTAGACACATCGGAATATACGCGTATGGCTAAAGAGATTTCAGAATTTTTAAGTGGTGAAGATAAAACGATTTTAAACCATTTAGAAGAAAAAATGGTAACGGCGAGTGAAAATCTTGAGTTTGAACAAGCAAAAGAATATCGAGACTTAATTCAACATGTCAATAATCTAACAAAAAAACAAAAAATCATGTCCGCAGATCAAACGATTCGGGACGTCTTTGGTTATCATGTCTATAAAGGTTGGATGTGCATTCAAGTTTTCTTTATTAGACAAGGCAATCTTATTGAACGAGAGGCGACGATGTTTCCATTGCAACAAACGGCTGAAGAAGAATTTTACACTTTCATTGGTCAGTTTTATCAGCTGAATCAACATTTTTTACCTAAGGAAGTGCATGTACCGACATCACTTGATGTTGAAATGATTCACTCCGTCGTCGATACCAAAATAGTGACGCCTCAGCGTGGTCAGAAAAAACAACTCGTTGATATGGCGAATAAAAATGCACGAATTTCTTTAGAAAATAAATTTGAATTGATTGCTCGAGATGAATCACGGACGATTCACGCTATTGAACAATTGGGGGATGCAATGGGAATCCAAACGCCTATTCGAATTGAAGCATTTGATAACTCAAACATCCAAGGGGTCGATCCTGTTTCAGCCATGGTCAGTTTTGTAGATGGTAAGCCGGATAAAAAGGGATACCGTAAATATAAAATTAAAACCGTTCAGGGACCGAATGACTATCAATCCATGCAAGAGGCTGTTAGACGACGATACACTCGTGTGTTAAATGAAGGTTTACCGCTACCCGATTTAATCATTGTAGACGGTGGGAAAGGCCATATGTCGAGTGTTGCGGATGTTCTCGAAAATGAGCTAGGTTTAGATGTACCGATTGCAGGACTCGTCAAAAATGAGAAACATCAAACGTCTGAACTATTATATGGTGAGTCCGCACAAGTCATTCCATTGAAGAAAAATAGTCAAGCTTTCTATTTGTTACAGCGTATTCAAGACGAGGTCCATCGATTCGCCATCACGTTTCACCGTCAAACACGTCAAAAAACAGGCTTACATTCTATTTTGGACGAGATTGAAGGCATTGGGCCGAAACGTAAAACAAAATTATTAAGAACATTTGGTTCAATCAAGAAAATGAGAGAAGCTTCTATTGAGGCATTTCAAGCGGCAGGGTTACCACAAAAAACAGCCAAGGTGCTATTTGAAACATTACAGGAAGAAAAGTAGATAAATCAGGGTATGAGAATCATTCTCATACCCAATTTTGTCACATTTAATGTTACAATAATAGCGTATTGGTTTCTTTTTTAATCTGATTTGCAAACGTTTTCTAATCAGCCGACAACAGTAAAAAGAAATCAAAAATATAAAGTATCGCAGGGGGGACTTCCTTTGGCACAATCAAAGAACCAATTCTACCTTAGACGTTTACATTCGTTACTCGGTGTCATTCCATTAGGTGGCTTTTTACTCGTTCATTTAATGGTGAATCACCAAGCTACACAAGGGGTAGAAGCATTTAATAAAGCAGCAGCATTTATGGAGTCGTTACCATTTCTCTATGCTTTAGAGATTATCATGATATACATCCCGATTTTATATCATGCAGTGTATGGTGTACATATTGCATTTACTGCAAGTCATAACATAGGACATCACTCTTATATGCGCAACTGGATGTTCTTATTTCAACGTATTTCGGGTATTTTAACGTTTATTTTCGTTATGATTCACTTATGGCAAACACGTATTCAGAAGTTTTTTGGTCAAGAAGTGAATTTTGACATGGTTCATGATGTTGTTTCGAATCCATTTTGGTTGATTTTCTATATTGTATGTATTATTGCGGTTGTATTCCATTTCTCAAATGGCTTATGGTCATTCTTAGTGACTTGGGGTATTTTACAATCACCAAAATCACAAAAAGTGTTTACTTGGATTTCTTTGGTGATTTTCGTTGTAGTTTCTTACATTGGTGTAAGTGCAATTTTAGCTTTCGTATAAACGTTTAATCATTTCAGGGGAGTGACAATTCTATGGCAGAGAAGAAAATTATTGTTGTCGGTGGCGGCCTCGCCGGTTTAATGTCAACAATTAAAGCAGCGGAACAAGGGGCGCATGTTGATTTATTCTCCATTGTTCCAGTTAAACGCTCTCACTCAGTTTGTGCACAGGGTGGTATTAACGGAGCGGTAAATACAAAAGGTGAAGGTGACTCTCCATGGGTTCACTTTGATGACACTGTATATGGTGGTGACTTTTTAGCGGATCAGCCACCTGTTAAAGCGATGACCGAGGCTGCACCACAAATTATTCACTTATTAGATCGTATGGGTGTTATGTTTAACCGTACAAAAGAAGGTCTTTTAGATTTCCGTCGTTTCGGAGGTACATTGTACCATAGAACGGCTTTTGCAGGTGCGACGACAGGGCAACAATTACTGTACGCCTTGGACGAACAAGTCCGTAGTTATGAAGTAGACGGTCTTGTAACGAAATATGAAGGATGGGAATTTTTAGGTATCGTCAAAGATGATGACAATGCGGCACGTGGTATTGTCGCTCAAAATATTACAACATCAGAAATTCAATCATTTGGTTCTGATGCGGTTATTATGGCAACAGGTGGCCCAGGTATCATCTTTGGTAAAACGACAAACTCTATGATTAACACAGGATCTGCAGCTTCCATTGTTTATCAACAAGGGGTTAAATATGGAAATGGTGAGTTTATTCAAATCCATCCAACTGCAATTCCAGGGGATGACAAACTCCGTCTCATGAGTGAATCAGCACGTGGTGAAGGTGGACGAATTTGGACTTACAAAGATGGTAAACCTTGGTATTTCTTAGAAGAAAAATATCCTGACTATGGTAACCTTGTCCCTCGTGATATTGCGACACGTGAAATTTTTGATGTTTGTGTGAATCAAAAATTGGGCATCAATGGTGAGAACATGGTGTATCTAGATTTATCACATAAAGATCCACATGAACTAGACGTTAAGTTAGGCGGTATTATTGAGATTTATGAAAAGTTCACTGGTGATGACCCTCGAAAAGTACCGATGAAAATTTTCCCAGCTGTACACTACTCAATGGGTGGATTATACGTTGATTACGACCAAATGACCAACATTGAGGGCTTATTTGCAGCAGGTGAATGCGACTTTTCGCAACATGGAGGAAACCGCTTAGGTGCAAACTCACTCTTATCTGCAATATATGGAGGTAGCGTTGCAGGTCCTAACGCAGTGAAATATGTTGAAAATATCGAGAAATCATATGTGGATATGGATGATTCAATGTACCAAAAACGTGTGGATGAAGAACAGGCACGTTTTGATCAACTATTGAATATGAAAGGGACTGAAAACGCTTATAAATTGCATCGTGAACTAGGTGAAATTATGACAGCAAATGTAACGGTTGTCCGTCATAATGATAAATTGTTAGAAACGGATAAGAAAATTGTTGAATTAATGAAACGTTATCAAGATATTGATATGGAAGACACTTCGCAATGGAGTAACCAAGCTGTGTTCTTTACACGTCAATTATGGAACATGCTTGTGTTAGCACGTGTCATTACTATCGGTGCCTATAATCGTAATGAGTCTCGTGGCGCACACTACAAGCCAGAATTCCCAGAAAGAAATGACGATGAGTGGTTAAAACATACAATTGCTGAATATAAAGGGCCTGATGCGGCGCCAGAATTCACATATAAGCCGGTTGACGTGAGCTTAATCCCACCTCGTAAACGTGACTACACAAGTAAGTCAAAAGGGGGTAAAAAATAATGGCTGAAACACAAGTAAAACAACAAAATCAAACGAATCCTACCAATAAAACAATCAAATTAATTATTAAACGTCAAAAAGATCAAAACTCAACACCTTATGAGGAAGGGTTTGAAATTCCTTATCGCGAGAACATGAATGTCATTGCGGCATTAATGGAAATTCGTCGTAACCCGGTTAATGATAAAGGTGAAAAAACAACACCGATTACATGGGATATGAGTTGCTTAGAAGAAGTTTGTGGTGCATGCTCGATGGTCATTAATGGTAAGGCAAGACAATCATGTTCGGCAATTATTGACCAACTTGAACAACCGATTCGTTTAGAACCGATGAATACATTCCCGGTCATTCGTGATTTACAAGTGGATCGGACACGTATGTTCGATAACTTAAAACGTATGAAAGCATGGATACCTATCGATGGAACTTATGACTTAGGCCCTGGTCCACGTATGCCAGAGAAAAAGCGCCAAACCGCATATGAATTATCAAAATGTATGACATGTGGTGTTTGTTTAGAAGTGTGTCCTAACGTTACCAAAACAAATGATTTTGTAGGCGCACAAGCTATTTCACAAGTCCGTTTATTTAACTTACATCCGACGGGAGCGATGACAAAAGATGAACGTTTAAATGCATTGATGGATCAAGGTGGCTTACAGGCATGTGGGAACTCACAAAACTGTGTTCAAGCTTGTCCTAAAGGTATTCCATTGACAACTTCGATTGCAGCGTTGAACCGTGAGACATCTTTTCATATGTTTAAATCATTTTTTGGGTCAGATCATGAAGTTGAATAAGGTGAATGATCAAGAGTCTGGGATATTTTGTCTCAGGCTCTTTTTATGTTAATATCTTTAAATGTTAATTCGCAAGGAAAATTTTGATGAATCAGTAAATTGGGGATATAGGAATAAGCAAAGAAAAACAGAGCTTATTGTTCAATCCATTCACAGATATGATAAAATAAAAAACAATTACGAAAACGAATAGGATGAATAAGATGAGTAGACCAATTGGTGTGATAGATTCAGGAGTAGGCGGTCTAACAGTTGCAAAAGAAATTATGAGACAGCTCCCGAATGAAACCATTTATTATTTAGGGGATGTAGGACGGTGCCCATACGGACCTAGAAATCAAGAAGAA from Staphylococcus lutrae encodes:
- the polX gene encoding DNA polymerase/3'-5' exonuclease PolX codes for the protein MTKKDVIRLLEEIATYLELKGENAFKVSAYRKAVQSLEADERTMDQISDVTELKNIGKGVGEVIHTFLTTGESPTLNALKEEVPSGLIPLLKIKGLGSKRIAKLYKALNITDKASFQKACENHEVSALDGFGRKTEEKYLEAVQALGAKKEAYPIDTMRRLNALISSHLQSFEGIERFEVAGSFRRMKEMSKDLDYIISTNVPLKVQEQLLALPEKVEEVAVGETKVSLELAFDDETIGVDFRLIEPRAFYHTLQHFTGSKNHNIKIRQMAKKKQEKVSEYGIEQSNGQLLQLNSEAEIYEHFGVKWIEPSMREDGSEFDKDLSAIITLDDINGDLHMHTTASDGAYSLEEMIEANIQKGYQFMCITDHSRSLKVANGLAVERLLQQNEEIKRLNQLYSEIDIYSGTEMDILPDGRLDYDDDVLAQLDYVIAAIHQSFNQSEETMMQRLENACRNPYVRHIAHPTGRIIGRRDGYQVNIEQLIALCRETGTVLEINANPMRLDLSADVLRQNPDLMVTINTDAHHVNHLNFMNYGIATAQKGFVKKAQVVNAMTRDAFKQFITQPKSVE
- a CDS encoding endonuclease MutS2, coding for MKQKTLEILEFNKVKSLIEQEVISDLAIEKVRNLVPSSDFDTVVFQMNEVDEIARIYNQYRLPSMSGLSRIQPYVQRAQIGGTLNVQELNAIKMLIQVQNQFKTFYNQLIEDEQTVNYEILDAQMQQLPILTHLYQEIHQKCDAQNLYDNASLELQSIRSRISKTNQRVRAQLDRIIKSTSNQKKLSDAIVTVRNERNVIPVKAEYRQDFSGIVHDQSSSGQTLYIEPSAVVELNNQISRLRSEEAMEVQRILVALTAEVAKEAEACLISEDIMGHTDFLIGKARYAAKIKGTKPTFTEHRSVYLPKAFHPLLERETVVANTIEFESTIQTVIITGPNTGGKTVTLKTLGLIVLMAQAGLLIPTLDGSRLSVFDQVFCDIGDEQSIEQSLSTFSSHMKTIVNILDEANHKSLILFDELGAGTDPSEGAALAMSILDAVREKGALVMATTHYPELKIYSYNRAGVMNASVEFDVDTLSPTYKLLMGVPGRSNAFEISKRLGLSLKIINHAKTMIGQDEREINEMIASLEQNAKRVDDQRIELDRLVREASQIHLDLSRAYAQYQSMEARLIEEAKEKANQRVKAAMVEADDILNTLRDMRDQKGAEVKEHELIDQRKRLEAQYEAKSIKQNVQKQKWDEIKAGDEVKVLSYGQKGEVLEILNQDEAVVQMGIIKMKLPLNDLEKKEKTKAQPKKFVTRTNRSTVKMELDLRGFRYDEAMLALDQYLDQAVLSNYEDVYIIHGKGTGALQKVVQQHLKRHKSVADFRTGLPSEGGFGVTVATLK
- the trxA gene encoding thioredoxin, coding for MALKEVKDSNFNEEIQSGVKLVDFWATWCGPCKMIAPVLEDLAQDYDGKADILKLDVDQNQATAAKFEVMSIPTLIVFKDGEPVDKVVGFQPKETLAQVLDKHI
- the uvrC gene encoding excinuclease ABC subunit UvrC, whose translation is MEETQARIKQKLSVVPVEPGCYLMKDRHNQVIYVGKAKKIRNRVRSYFTGAHDTKTTRLVSEIVDFEYIVTTSEIESLLLELNLIKKYQPRYNILLKDDKSYPFIKITKERYPKLIVTRTVRKGSGKYFGPYPNAYSAHETKKLLDRIYPFRKCDKMPDRLCLYYHIGQCLGPCVYPVDTSEYTRMAKEISEFLSGEDKTILNHLEEKMVTASENLEFEQAKEYRDLIQHVNNLTKKQKIMSADQTIRDVFGYHVYKGWMCIQVFFIRQGNLIEREATMFPLQQTAEEEFYTFIGQFYQLNQHFLPKEVHVPTSLDVEMIHSVVDTKIVTPQRGQKKQLVDMANKNARISLENKFELIARDESRTIHAIEQLGDAMGIQTPIRIEAFDNSNIQGVDPVSAMVSFVDGKPDKKGYRKYKIKTVQGPNDYQSMQEAVRRRYTRVLNEGLPLPDLIIVDGGKGHMSSVADVLENELGLDVPIAGLVKNEKHQTSELLYGESAQVIPLKKNSQAFYLLQRIQDEVHRFAITFHRQTRQKTGLHSILDEIEGIGPKRKTKLLRTFGSIKKMREASIEAFQAAGLPQKTAKVLFETLQEEK
- a CDS encoding succinate dehydrogenase cytochrome b558 subunit gives rise to the protein MAQSKNQFYLRRLHSLLGVIPLGGFLLVHLMVNHQATQGVEAFNKAAAFMESLPFLYALEIIMIYIPILYHAVYGVHIAFTASHNIGHHSYMRNWMFLFQRISGILTFIFVMIHLWQTRIQKFFGQEVNFDMVHDVVSNPFWLIFYIVCIIAVVFHFSNGLWSFLVTWGILQSPKSQKVFTWISLVIFVVVSYIGVSAILAFV
- the sdhA gene encoding succinate dehydrogenase flavoprotein subunit, with amino-acid sequence MAEKKIIVVGGGLAGLMSTIKAAEQGAHVDLFSIVPVKRSHSVCAQGGINGAVNTKGEGDSPWVHFDDTVYGGDFLADQPPVKAMTEAAPQIIHLLDRMGVMFNRTKEGLLDFRRFGGTLYHRTAFAGATTGQQLLYALDEQVRSYEVDGLVTKYEGWEFLGIVKDDDNAARGIVAQNITTSEIQSFGSDAVIMATGGPGIIFGKTTNSMINTGSAASIVYQQGVKYGNGEFIQIHPTAIPGDDKLRLMSESARGEGGRIWTYKDGKPWYFLEEKYPDYGNLVPRDIATREIFDVCVNQKLGINGENMVYLDLSHKDPHELDVKLGGIIEIYEKFTGDDPRKVPMKIFPAVHYSMGGLYVDYDQMTNIEGLFAAGECDFSQHGGNRLGANSLLSAIYGGSVAGPNAVKYVENIEKSYVDMDDSMYQKRVDEEQARFDQLLNMKGTENAYKLHRELGEIMTANVTVVRHNDKLLETDKKIVELMKRYQDIDMEDTSQWSNQAVFFTRQLWNMLVLARVITIGAYNRNESRGAHYKPEFPERNDDEWLKHTIAEYKGPDAAPEFTYKPVDVSLIPPRKRDYTSKSKGGKK
- the sdhB gene encoding succinate dehydrogenase iron-sulfur subunit → MAETQVKQQNQTNPTNKTIKLIIKRQKDQNSTPYEEGFEIPYRENMNVIAALMEIRRNPVNDKGEKTTPITWDMSCLEEVCGACSMVINGKARQSCSAIIDQLEQPIRLEPMNTFPVIRDLQVDRTRMFDNLKRMKAWIPIDGTYDLGPGPRMPEKKRQTAYELSKCMTCGVCLEVCPNVTKTNDFVGAQAISQVRLFNLHPTGAMTKDERLNALMDQGGLQACGNSQNCVQACPKGIPLTTSIAALNRETSFHMFKSFFGSDHEVE